A segment of the Aureliella helgolandensis genome:
CCGGGGGCTGCAGCAACAAGAGGTGCGGGGAGTTGGTGTTCGCTAAATGGGACCTGCTCATCGAAGCCTGATTTGTTTGAAGTTGGAACGTAGGATTCGGAGTCGTCCACACAGGATTCGGGTTTGAGCTGAAGACTCGCTTTTTGATAGACTGCCAGTCTTCCTCGTTAAACATGCGCATTGCGTGTCCCTCCCTGGATTGGTGTCCATGCACGCATTGGTTGCTGAACCACGAATATCATCTCTATCAAGACGTTTCCTAATTGGTGTCGGGTTGAGTTGGTCTTGTGGGCTGATGCTCAATCTAGCTGCCGCGGCCGAGGGGGATGACAATCGGGCGAGGAATTGGCCGGTCGAATTACGGGTTGGACAATTTAAAATTCACGCTGATTTTGAATTGACCGAGCGTGAAGGCTTGGCGGCGGAACTGCAGCATTTGACGGCGGATGTCAGTGGACTATTGAGCATAGAGCTCAGCCAAGCTCCGGTGCACGTCGTCTTGTTTGCGACAGCGGCCGAGTACCGCAGGTATATGGAGAATTATTTTCCGAGCTTGCCAACGCGCCGCGCATTGTTCGTTCAAGACCGAGGACCGGGAATGCTGTTTACGTATTGGCATCCCCAGGTCGCAACCGATCTGCGCCACGAGGTGACACACGCGTTGGTCAACGCTCACGCAAGCTCATTGCCGCTGTGGTTCGATGAAGGGCTGGCTGAGTATTTTGAGGTCGAGCGTGACCGCCGATTTCAAGGCAATCCCTATTTGCCTCAGATTCTGGAACGGTCCAAGGCTGGCTACGTTCCAGCGCTGGAGCAATTGGAATCCGTGGACGATATTGCGCGCTTCGACAACAGCCAATATCGGGATAGTTGGTCGTGGGTTCATTTCATGCTGCACCGAAGCCCGCAGACTCGGCAATTGCTTACTCGTTATCTGACCACTCAGAGATCGGGGGAGTCGCAGCTCTCCCTCTCTCGGCAACTGCGCCAATTCATGGCTGATCCCGAGCGAGAGTATTCGGAGCACTTTACGCGAAGCGAGGTCGAGACGGGCCTTGCACCCAACGCGGGTTTCATTCTCCCGGCTCAATAGGTTCAGCCGGGAGAATGAGATTGACCGTGGACTCGGCGGTGCCTACTTGGGGTACTTGGGGCCTAGATCGTCGAAGTACCAATCTACCGCGAACTCATCAGCCGTTTCTTCCAGGTCGTCCGCCACATCGAGCATGTCGTCATCCATACCTAGGGGTTCTAGTAGGGAGTTAGCGGCGGTGGCGGAGGTGCTTGACTGTGCACCGCCTGACAGCAACTCTCCGGAGAGATTTTCGTCATCGAGTACAGAGAGTCGAGCGACATCCATGGCTTCTTGGATCTCGCGAACGATTTGAGGACCGACCGTAGCGATGATCTGCTCCGGAGTGACCATCATGACATGCTCGGTCGTAACCATTTCTCCTTCACCTTCGGCACCACCACCCAACGATTGATTGTTGAGGAAGTTGATGATAAGCAGGACGTCGACTGGAGCGACAAATTCATCGCCATTGACATCCAAGTAAGGAGGCGGGACGACGTCGGTATCGGGCAGGTAGCTTTCCCGTCCTGCGTTCAAGTAGTTGATGATGAGAAGGGCATCGATTGGGGCGACAAAGCCGTCCGCATTCACATCGAGATTTTCCGATGGATTCTGCCATTTGCTATTCAGCACTTGGATAGAAACCGTGGCTACATTGGAAGGGGTTCCCACATTGTCTTGGAAGCTGTAGGAGAACGTGGCCGTTCCGGTGAAGTCCGTAGCGGGGGTGAACAACACGGTACCATCCGCTTGAACGACTGCCGAGCCTTGTGTCGGTTGTTGCTCAATTTGAACCGTGGCGGGATCAATGGTTCCGTCAGGGTCGGAGTCGTTGTTGAGTACATTGATCGTCAGGGCTTGATTCTTATAGGTCAGGCCACTGTCATTGGCTGCCACCGGGGCACTGTTGACCGTGATCTGCACGGTGGCTTCGTTGGAAACATTTCCCGCAGAATCTCGCACGGTGTACTTGAACGTGTCACTGCCGCGGAATCCAGGATCGGGTATGTAGCGTACCACGCCAACGGCTAAGGATTCCACGGTTCCGAAAGCGGGACTTGCCGTGATTTCGATGGTCTGCCGGTCGATGGTCGAATCGATATCGGTGTCGTTCAGCAGCACCTGTAGATTCAGTGCTTGTCCCACACCAATCGAGAACTGGTCGTCGTTTGCAACTGGTGCATCGTCGACACCATTAATTTCAATCGTCACCGTCGCGTCGTTGCTGAGTGCACCCTCGGCGTCTTGTACCTTGTACACGAAGCGATCAAAGATGCTTTGGCCTGCTTGCAACTGCTGGAAACTTTCGATGGCAGTCGCGTCATAGCTGAAGGAACCATCTGCATTGAGCACCACGTCGGCGCCCGATTCCGAAGTGAGCGTTCCAGCAACCACGCTTAACGTGTCTGCAGGAATGTCAAAATCGGTGTCATTGAGGAGCAATCCCGAAGCGGCATCGACCGACAGGATAGCGTCTTCGGTCGTGCTGTAACTATCTCCCACTGCAACAGGAGCGTCATTCTGCGGAGTGATGGAGATGGTCAAAGCGTAAGGAGTCGATTGGTTCGAATCGTTCGCATTGGCAGGTCCGAGATCCTTTAGGACAACGGTCGCCACGGCTTGCCCAAATGCATTCGCTTGTGGTGTGAATGAAAGGGCACCAGTGCTGTCAAGCGTGGGCTGGACTGAGAAGAGCTCAGGTCGATCAACCGTGACGATGAACTCGAGTCCTTGTCCCATTTCATCGGTGGCCGTTGGTGGAACCGAAAGCAGACCGCCAGCAGCAGCGATGTTGTTTGCCCAGGCTCCAGTGAATTGCGAACTGTCCTCATTCACCGTGATATTGGGACCAGCGGTGAAGACTGGAGCATCATTGACGGGAGTGATGGTGACCGTGAACGTCTGCTCGGGCGACTGGTTGATATCAGGAGCGGTGCTCGCTCCGTCATCTTGTGCTCGAACTCGCACGATGGCAGTTCCGATAGCATCGATGGCAGTCCTAAAGGACAGCACGCCATTGCCATCGACCGACGGCTGAACTGCGAACAGTTCAGGTTTGTCCGCACTGGTAAGGAAGGAGACGGTCTGTTGATCTAATTCATCGGTGGCTGAAGGAGGTCCAGGCAAAATGTTCGTAGCCCAGCCCTCAAAGGTAACTGCTCCAGAATCTTCGGGGACGGTTACGTTGGTGCCACGGGTGAACTGTGGAGCGTCATTCACGCTAGTCAGATTGATGACCACGGTTCCGGTACCACTATGTTCTGGAGATCCATCGTCGGTGACGACAAATAGTAGGCTGTCGCTACCAACCAGATTGAGTGGTGGCTGGTACTGAATCGATGTTACCTTTGTGGGATCGGCTGCGTCTCCAAAGACTGGAGTGACTCGTCCGCCGGCTACGCTGGAGGTTGCCACTTGCGTTACCCGCAAGGCTTGCCCCAATTCATCGAAGGTTGGACCAGCGATAGCTCCAGCGAGGAGATCCGTTGATTGGATGGTCAGCATGGTGTCTTCGACTCCCGACGTCGAGTATTCGCCGACTGAGGGTGAATCGTTGACCGGAGTAACATCGATGGTGAACGTCTGTTCGGCAGAGATGTTTGTATTGGGAGGGGGATCTCCCAATCCGCTATCTCGCAGACTGACTCGCACTCTAAAATCGCTGTTGAGGCGATTGGTGTCTTGGGCCGTTTGGAACACGAGTGTTCCATCCGCACTGAGTGACGGTTGCACCAAGAAAGAGGTGGGGTCGATAGCAACGACGTCAAAGGTCAGGGTTTGCCGTTCCTCGTCAGTAGTGCCCGCAGGTCCGGTTCGAATGTTCTGAGCAAAGCCGGTGCGAGTGATTACCCCTGCGTCCTCTGCGACCGAGACGGTATCGAGAGTGAAGCTTGGAGCGTCATTTACCGGTTCGATGTTAATCGTAAAGGTTCTCAGCCCCGATGCGTTCTGGTTGGGGAGAGGTGCGGAAGTTCCGTCGTCCAGAAGACGCGTCACGACCAGCGACTTGCCATTCCTATTGGCAGCGGTCGTGAAGGTTAGATCGCCGCCGGTCGCGTTCAGGCTGGGCTGTACTGCGAAGAGTTCGGGGGCACTGACCGATACAATTTCGAAGCTCAGCTGTTGTCCAATTTCGTCAGTTGCCGATGTTGGGCCGCTCAGCAGATCGCTGGCAAAACCGGCAATCGTCGTATTGGGAGTGTTCGTGAATTGCTCGGCGTCCTCAGGGACCGTTACTTCCAATTGTGCAAGCGTGAACTGCGGAGCATCGTTGATGGCACCGGTTTGGATCGTGAACGTCTTGGTCTGCGAGGAGTTTTGGTTGGGAGGCGGTAGATCTGCACCGTCATCTTCGACCGTGACCCAGACTTCCAGATTGGAGTGATCACTGTTGGCGTCCACTGCAGTTTGGAAGCGAAGCGTGCCGTCCAATCCAATGGTGGGAAGTACTGCGAAAGCGGATGGATCAGCAGCCTGGACATTAATCGTCAAGTTTTGCGTTGCTTCGTCAGTCGCCGTGGCAGTGCCTGGCATTAGATTGGTCAAGAAGCCATCAATTTGGACCATTCCCTGATCTTCGACAGACGTCGCTGGCAAAGCGATGGTGAATTCAGGTGCATCGTTCACCGCGGCAACCGTAATGGTTACTGTGGCAGGTGCAGAGCTTTGTAGACGCGTGTCGGTGGCGTTGTAGACAAAGGTGTCGATGCCGTTGAAGTCCGCATTGGGCGTGTAGGTGAACGAGCCATCTCGGTTGAGCTGTAGCGTGCCATGAGACACGTTCTCCACCGGATCGATTTCTGGAGTGGCTGGATTCTGATCTTGCACGCGAAGTTCATCCACGGGCGTGTCGACATCGGTATCGTTCGCTAGGATTCCCGTAGCGCCGACGACGAGCACGTCGTCTTCCAGGACTGTGTAGCTGTCGTTGACGGCAACTGGTGGGCTACCTGTAACGACGGTAATCAGGTGGTCTTCAACTTCTCCCCCGACGGCCACACCACCGAGCGACAGATTGCCGCCGGTGCTGAGACGGAAGCGGGTCGTGGTGACACCCAACGCGGCGCCTTGCGGCGTCGTGACCATCAAGGTGTTTTCACCGGCACGAACTGGCACGTCGGTCGCAATGCGTTCACCTGGATCGGAGAAATCGCCGTCTTGATTCCAGTCGAACCAGACATCCAGAATTCCTGCACCGGTTGCGGTAACGATCACCGGTACGGCAGCAAGGTTGGCGTTGAAGACGGAGGTGAAATGCACACCATCTTCGTCATCGCCGGAGAACTGTAGAGCACTCCCGCTAGTGATCACGCTACCCATGCTGATTCGTCGGCGAAGAACCTCTTGGTTGATTCGTTCGGAGAACGCGGTGGCGATCTGCTCGGAGGAGGAGCTGACGACATCGACGTTCACTGCGATGTTTCCAGCTTGCACGCCGTTGGACACATGGCCGTCGAGTGTGTGCTCAAGCTCAAAGATGGAGCTGCGGCCCAGTGAGTCGACAATGGTCAACGTCTGTCCGTCGGCAAATCCAGTGGCTGGCAAGGTTAGATCGAACTGGTTGAGTTGAGTTCGCATTAGGGCTGGGGCGGCAGTGAAATCGAATTCGACGCCACGTCCACCTCCCAAGCTGACTCGAGCGTTGTCGGCTACCGGCGTGAGGCCGAAGAGCTGTCCTTCCATAACTGCAAACAGTACAGCGTCACTGACGGCAGAAGCGACTTCATCCGCGGTGGCTGTCTCTAACACTGGGATGCGAAGGTGACCATCAGCGACGGTTCCAGGATCCGCTGAGGTGTCGAATTCAAACGTTACTGTTTGGCGACCGGCGTCGGTGATGGTGAACAACTGGCCATCGATTGCTGCGGTAGCAGCTTGAGCCACGACGGAAGCGGCGCCGACTGAGGTGAGGGTGGCTCCACCGATGGTCGTGGAGATAACCAGGCTGCCCGTATCGTCTCCAGTTGCAGATGGATTGGGTTGTCCGTCCACTTCACCATCGACATAGCGCCCTAACGCTAGGATGTTTACATCGAGTGGCAAGAGGGTGTGGCGTGGGGCGTCGATTGTGCGGCGGCCATTTTGATCTTTGGAGACCGTTGGATAACTGACGCCAAGTGGATCGGTCGCGAAGCGTGCATCGCCAAAGTCCAATTCGACTTCGGGCATGATGATGGTGAATTGCGTCAGGCTGTTCGAGCGGTTGGCGAACAGCTCGTTTCCAGCTAGGTCACGGACCCCATCAATTCCATCGACCGATACGCTACTTCCATCGGAGATGAGTGCTTGAGCGCCACTCACCGTGACGGAGTTGGCACCTTGGATGTAGGCGAAGACTCCCAAGTTGGCCTGGCGAATCTTGGTCAGCAGTTGCAACGTGTTGTCATAGTTCGACGAGTCTTCCGAGAAGGTAACCGCAATGGCACCAGAGGCAACGCTTCCGTCACTATCCATTTCGAAGACTTGCACGCCGCCAGCATGGGCAATTGAGAACGAGTCGCCGTCATTGGTGGTGGCACCGTCCTGGACGTTCAATGTGAACGAATCCTGATTGATGACATTGATCTCGTAGACGCTGTCCGTTCTCCAAATACCTGCCACGGGCGTTAGTCGGACTGTGCGGCTATTGGCGTTGTAACCAAAGATATAGTCGACACCTTCAATGAGTGTCGTACCGTTTTCTTTAAGCACGAAAGCGGGAGAAACTACGGTCGAGGGGTCGGGACCCGTTCCATTGGTGTCCTTCAGCAAGATGCTAAAGTACTCCAACAGACCTTCGGTAAGCTGGATGTAGGTGGAGGCGCGATCAGTATCGACACTGAACGCGTCATTGTCCTGAGGTTGTAGGATGACTGCTTCGAGGCCGATGAAATCGGAGCGGTCAACGGCTCCACGGTCCTTGAAGACATTGCCACCCAAACCTGCAGGCGAGTTTACCGTTGGATCGTCAACACGTCGTTGACCGGTCACGTCCAAATCTGGAGCCAGCATCGGGCTTGGGGCAACACTGATCGAGTTCTTCACCTGCGCCAGCGCGGCGCGTTCCTGGAGTGCTTCTAGCGAGCTGTCGATAGCCCTCGAACCGGGAGCTAAGTAGAAGCGACGGTTGGTGGTGTCTACGAACAGTGGAGTGGTGGGAGCCAGAACTTCAGCGAAGGAACCCAGCCCTACATTTTGCGTGTGGGTGACATTGCTTTGGTAAACGTTGGCTCCAATCACCGAAGAAGAGCCTGCTGGTGCGCTGATTCCGGTGGCATTGTTCGCAATGATATTGTTAAGGATGGTGGGCGAAGCACCACTCTCGATGTGAATGCCGTCACCCGACCCTGTGCCGTAGATCGTGTTGTTGATGATTCTCGCGATCTGAACTGGAGCGGAGCTACCACCTGCGGTGTCTCCCACGACGCGGATGCCGCCCGCTTCGTTGTTGGCAAGAATGTTGTTGGCGATGACAATCCCAGGAGCGAGTCGACTCGTATTAGGTGTCGGTAGATTCAGAGGGGCACCGGGATAGGGGCGGTTGGCGACCGCCTCACCAATTCCACTCTGATCGCGGTTGCCTGCGGAGGTCACGATACCAAAGTTGCTGCTGTCGGTAATCGTATTTCCGACGAGTAGGATTTGCCCCTGTGGCGACTTGCGTTGGCGATCTCCGTGGTCTTCGCCAAAGCCAGTCTCGGTTCCCCACATGACCGGTTGTAGGAACGTTTCGCTACCAAAGGTAAACGTACCATCGACGCCGCCAGAAGCGGGGCCATGGAGAATGATCAACGTTGATCCCGATGGAGCGGCATCACCGAAACCACCATAGCTCATTTCACCCGACAAGGATGCGGTGAGTGAGAATCGAAGCTGAGTTGTGGAGGAGTTAATTGCATCGCGAATGGCAGTCGCGATTTCTTGGTTCGTCGCGTCCGTCGTAATGGAGACTGCCACGTTGCCGGGAGTCACACCCGCTTCGATACCGTTGCCACCGGTGGTTACATCGAATTCGAAAGTGACCGGTGCGCCACCCTCGCTGAGGGTGAAGGTGACACCGTCGGCAATATTACCAGCGGCTTGCGGTGAGACGAGAATGCCGGTGCCTTGGGAGAGCCGATCGTTCGTGTCGTAGGAGCGACCGAAGGGACCGAAGAGAACCAGGTCCCCAGTCACTTCGTCGGTGGTGCCGTAGTCGGCGGCGGCCCGTACGACCAGCTGGTAGCGTCCCTCTTCGACTTGCAAAATGTCGTAGAGCGTTTCTGCATATTGTTGGTTGGCGCTGAACGACGTGTTGGAGCCAGCGTCGAAGACCATTTCACCGCGTTCTGCAAAACCGACGATAATGTCGTCGAGGTAGATGCCCTCGTAAGCGTTGTCTTGCGCCCGTTCATCGAGTCGATTGATGCCGTTGCTTCCGAAGCCACTGCTGGATTGGACTCCATACTCATCTCCCATGCGAGAAAGAGTGACTCCTAAGCTGGACGTTGGCACTTCGGTAATGGGATCCAGGTTCACGACATCATACTTGTAGAGCGTGATGATGTCGTCGTGGACGGGCCAAGCATCGAGTTCGGAGGTTGTGAACGTATTCGAGTTATTGGGATCGTTGAAGGTCTCAGCCAGCGTGGTTCGAATCGAATCGCGTACCTGCGTGATCGTCATAGCCTGATTCACAGGAATGGCAACATTGCCAGGATTGACGCCAGGCAAACCTTGAATCACGTTGCCACCGAAGCCCAGAGTGCTGTACGTGCCCTCGGCCAAGCCTGCAATATTGAGGACATTGGCAGCCTGAGCAGCAATACGGATATCGTTCGGCGAAATCCCCAAGATTCCAGGAAGCCGCAGCGTCAAGTGTTGAGCAATTTCAGCCGGCGTGTCGGTGACGTCGTAGAAAATATTGTTTCCACTGCCATCGGTGGTCGAAAAGACAACTTCGGTTCCATTGAAGTCAATCTTGCTGACATCACTGGTGAGTCCGGCTCCACCAGGCAGGTTGAGGACGAGTCCTAGGTCAAACTCAAGCGTCTGAGCGCCCGTGTGGGGAGAGACGCCGTCTTGAGGAGCCACTCTGAAAAATTGACCATCGGTGATCTTCGAGCCAGCCACCGACGTGATTTCGATACCTCCGGTTAGGGCATCGCCAGTCCGGAAGCTTGCACCCGTACTGAATTCGAAGCGTAGACGGACATTTTCCTGCCCCGCCAAAGCAGCCAGGGATGTTCGAGCTTGCCGCCAACCCTGGCCGTCGAACACCTCTTGTGTTTGCTGGTAGTCTCCAAACGGATCGAGGTTGGCAAAGGTGTCATGGTTGGGGCTAATTTGGACGTTGTCCAATTCGTCTTCAAAGCCAGTGCTGTGCAGGTTGCGGTCGAGGCCATTGTCGCGGGGAGTATTGTTGGTTGCCAACAATACCCAATCTCCGTCTTCACCTGCCCCGTAAACGCGGAACGCATCTTGCATGCGATTGTCACCATCGTCTCGATCGCTATTGGTGTCGGATGTCTCGAGCAGGTAGTTGAAGTACAGCATCGGCAAATCGTCCGCGCTGTACCCGCGTAGGTCGATGGGATTGCTGAGGATCGCACCATGGGCACCACCAGGGAGGTCGTAGGTTCCCTGGTAGGCGGCCACATCGTAGACGCCCGACCAGTCTCCCGCTTGGCGGGTGGCTACCGAATTGGCTTCGAAACCAAAGTAGAGTGCGCGATCCCCCAATTCGTCGGATTCTTGGGAACTGTCAAATGGCACGGTGCGACCGTGCCCCGCTTCGTTGTCGCGACGCTCGGTCAAGTGCCATAGGTTGACGTCGAGAGGGGAGAAGTCGATGCT
Coding sequences within it:
- a CDS encoding DVUA0089 family protein; translation: MASHFYTRSKPTTQPTTTRNRLRRILLETLERRELLAADSAGVIFAPGTAQSYMDEMIGKFLRGSVTEASGEAGAFNVGGQRWSNPTGGVSANQGDPTTVSWSIVPDGTAITGLDGAPNTSSNLIAFMDNIYGGGSGPVEQRPWFRLFKASYDRWSELTGVTFVYEANDDSSLVGGSNRGVTGVRGDVRIGGSAIDGNYNTLAYNYYPNSGGNDGLDGDMVIDTNDVYYFNSADSVLGENRSLSNVLMHEAGHGIGLGHVIPINGTKLMEPNASNAFLGPQHDDILAAQKLYGDRAENNDSQASAFPLGTLANGLTSVQGNSIDRNGDDDWYQFTLPSAGKITLSLAPVGSQFDVGPDGGTASSINTQQNLDLSLELVASDGTVLALVNAAALGETESLTEFDIAAGGDYFVRVLGSGSAADDPQLYNLGIRLKGLAAGYVGSQPRLLSIAPNSGEIFSFNNTTTLLEAPTELTFRFDGASDIDESTLAGGIQVIRSGGDGVFGNGNDIVVSPGHLGLGDNNRIAVMRFASTLVDDLYRVEVLGEDDLANNRTAVSNALGVPIQTRAIDSTPLDTTRDSIDFNLELGALVTAVVPQPVDRLANGTLSPQRDKIRVYFNNDDLYGSAITTGTITPNPTVVDPAFYQLILSQDTVQPGDDAVFLPTSISYDPATDMAELTFAMPIDQLAGAGTYRLRVGSNDAVVSESNPVNITQLNPLDPASNIDAAYSLGSFGGAFSTLINQSIDTQSILALPLDFPGSNYDPGHRDIQDETHLNGGGDASPQIAKVAYNFALNRPYGLDASGRPVETSITSDQIQRVREIFEFYSTEFGIDFVETQSAGLSIVVGDLFPLGGEQSAPGGIIGLAGGSLAIMDGAETWDNSFGGRSGIPGAQSFFGTAMHEIGHLLGLGHTYDQPPGTIMGDTGDLADPNPGLGTAGTEWAFPGEVDIVHGQYMYRPDNRDVDTYSFTIPTGQTGTLSAETIAERLPNSSDLDSYLTLIKRTADGFEVLASNNDNTSSDSFLSAKLDAGEYFISVTGKGNEDFNPAISNTGSGAVSQGAYQLKLDFAPDVASIVDASGTALDGDGDGLSGGNFNFWFRTAAPVGVAAAGEAKTVYVDKSYVGPQTGSATQPMNNLDLQNSAKWPAGFLKPGDVVRVVGSGGADRDLNTLTDNPAYEIGRGGVGNAILSDGLTLQVPQGVSMQVDAGAIFKLQGSRISVGSLSASIDQSLSSLQILGTPAQSVQFTSFKDQSQGIDTNPINTTPVQGDWGGIDFHGDVDRIEGRGDYERQGIFLNYVAHADLRYGGGQITVSTPSPTVSPINMSESRPTLLYNTIRLSSDAAMAADPNTFEETRFTHPRYQLAEVFRPDYVRVGPDIRGNTLVENSVNGLFVRTSTAAGAALTTMEVAARFDDTDITHVLGENLVISGTPGGPVLETVAPDVSLVQVTAATGGTLTAGQRVRYVVTFVDKFGAEGLPSAPTADYTLTGNAVSLNRLPQATGDFVARRLWRRIDTGDYILVAELDGDTRTFTDSGQDLAAILKSPSATTLQRARLDARLQIDPGVVIKSTRSRIEAGIGAQLIAEGTAERPVIFTSRADDTYGAGGTFDTNNDQAGSAPAAGDWGGLIARHLSSISIDNALVTYGGGITSVSGAFAGFNAIEIHQADARVANTRLEMNASGLGGDSGASRDGHGPNEASVIFVVGSQPVLVNNTIRNNAAGSQTAAISINANAMNTNSSVDNGRQTGPSDRVTIGNGNAGPLIDGNLLAGNGLNGLRIRGETLTTETVWDDTDIVHILQSEIVVPDFHTFGGLRLQSRSDESLVVKLSGAGAGFTALGRPLDITDRIGGSIHIIGAPGFPVVLTSLSDDSVGAGFDPVGRALLDTNSDGFSEGSPGDWRSIKFEPYANDRNVDIAVELETDQIQETGTNDVVGVAQSLGGLAASLSDGDENLRLGFSLDGAIAAPQDIDVYSFSGVAGNPVWIDVDHTSGSLDVVVELVDASGTILAQSDNSLLESAGTETRYVSSNASKITPDQVLSLDSDPFATANSFIAGTDQDLYSVNPLDAGMRIVLPGAVGATNTYFVRVRSSNVKTGDSKASLQDPSRDRDGLTQGAYRLQIRMQQTDEAPGSTVRYADIRYASNGIEALGQPSSSPLLGQLASTSGGLDLGNIINSDRGSVSVAGQLTSATGVNLYTFTVQRGSTQVIDPADGSAHISTIFDIDYADGFGRPDTSLWVFDSTGALVLVGTDSNIADDRAAPLNGSDVDDLTRGSSGARDPFIGASELPAGQYTVAVTNNSRMATVLDQFQIANATNPLVRLEPVNSVNRISVDRFEGGNLFETANPPVQVTFSNVSNNRHYSQAIGWTLADITSYVVRDQGNGSQLSFANAMSGAREAEISNFIRVNDAAMSPDGRLVGYQLQQSGRINDATSGNFHLINSIGAPGGANTPNNASTQQGNTGIQTFTTQPTSATAFAIQQRDPDGFGGGVGPEGDGILIEALTFYTNDNNALKMYGVGSRGNGQTSFALPTFDGNNNVNGISTVRSYNATNIVYRLDPDSGAAINPANTNDRTGNGRTNGAGTQKVEFGRFLSGTEENDYTDGTVTGLAEIDGVLYAVSDMGELFRAPLGGNGNSGFSRDLTFNDATKTYYGTLPELVIEDNGAPVRFTGLTSGPRNLEEGRFADTLFGITEDGTIYAFNTAGELQPVFPGFSYKTHSQSRSLGTNVTSIDFSPLDVNLWHLTERRDNEAGHGRTVPFDSSQESDELGDRALYFGFEANSVATRQAGDWSGVYDVAAYQGTYDLPGGAHGAILSNPIDLRGYSADDLPMLYFNYLLETSDTNSDRDDGDNRMQDAFRVYGAGEDGDWVLLATNNTPRDNGLDRNLHSTGFEDELDNVQISPNHDTFANLDPFGDYQQTQEVFDGQGWRQARTSLAALAGQENVRLRFEFSTGASFRTGDALTGGIEITSVAGSKITDGQFFRVAPQDGVSPHTGAQTLEFDLGLVLNLPGGAGLTSDVSKIDFNGTEVVFSTTDGSGNNIFYDVTDTPAEIAQHLTLRLPGILGISPNDIRIAAQAANVLNIAGLAEGTYSTLGFGGNVIQGLPGVNPGNVAIPVNQAMTITQVRDSIRTTLAETFNDPNNSNTFTTSELDAWPVHDDIITLYKYDVVNLDPITEVPTSSLGVTLSRMGDEYGVQSSSGFGSNGINRLDERAQDNAYEGIYLDDIIVGFAERGEMVFDAGSNTSFSANQQYAETLYDILQVEEGRYQLVVRAAADYGTTDEVTGDLVLFGPFGRSYDTNDRLSQGTGILVSPQAAGNIADGVTFTLSEGGAPVTFEFDVTTGGNGIEAGVTPGNVAVSITTDATNQEIATAIRDAINSSTTQLRFSLTASLSGEMSYGGFGDAAPSGSTLIILHGPASGGVDGTFTFGSETFLQPVMWGTETGFGEDHGDRQRKSPQGQILLVGNTITDSSNFGIVTSAGNRDQSGIGEAVANRPYPGAPLNLPTPNTSRLAPGIVIANNILANNEAGGIRVVGDTAGGSSAPVQIARIINNTIYGTGSGDGIHIESGASPTILNNIIANNATGISAPAGSSSVIGANVYQSNVTHTQNVGLGSFAEVLAPTTPLFVDTTNRRFYLAPGSRAIDSSLEALQERAALAQVKNSISVAPSPMLAPDLDVTGQRRVDDPTVNSPAGLGGNVFKDRGAVDRSDFIGLEAVILQPQDNDAFSVDTDRASTYIQLTEGLLEYFSILLKDTNGTGPDPSTVVSPAFVLKENGTTLIEGVDYIFGYNANSRTVRLTPVAGIWRTDSVYEINVINQDSFTLNVQDGATTNDGDSFSIAHAGGVQVFEMDSDGSVASGAIAVTFSEDSSNYDNTLQLLTKIRQANLGVFAYIQGANSVTVSGAQALISDGSSVSVDGIDGVRDLAGNELFANRSNSLTQFTIIMPEVELDFGDARFATDPLGVSYPTVSKDQNGRRTIDAPRHTLLPLDVNILALGRYVDGEVDGQPNPSATGDDTGSLVISTTIGGATLTSVGAASVVAQAATAAIDGQLFTITDAGRQTVTFEFDTSADPGTVADGHLRIPVLETATADEVASAVSDAVLFAVMEGQLFGLTPVADNARVSLGGGRGVEFDFTAAPALMRTQLNQFDLTLPATGFADGQTLTIVDSLGRSSIFELEHTLDGHVSNGVQAGNIAVNVDVVSSSSEQIATAFSERINQEVLRRRISMGSVITSGSALQFSGDDEDGVHFTSVFNANLAAVPVIVTATGAGILDVWFDWNQDGDFSDPGERIATDVPVRAGENTLMVTTPQGAALGVTTTRFRLSTGGNLSLGGVAVGGEVEDHLITVVTGSPPVAVNDSYTVLEDDVLVVGATGILANDTDVDTPVDELRVQDQNPATPEIDPVENVSHGTLQLNRDGSFTYTPNADFNGIDTFVYNATDTRLQSSAPATVTITVAAVNDAPEFTIALPATSVEDQGMVQIDGFLTNLMPGTATATDEATQNLTINVQAADPSAFAVLPTIGLDGTLRFQTAVDANSDHSNLEVWVTVEDDGADLPPPNQNSSQTKTFTIQTGAINDAPQFTLAQLEVTVPEDAEQFTNTPNTTIAGFASDLLSGPTSATDEIGQQLSFEIVSVSAPELFAVQPSLNATGGDLTFTTAANRNGKSLVVTRLLDDGTSAPLPNQNASGLRTFTINIEPVNDAPSFTLDTVSVAEDAGVITRTGFAQNIRTGPAGTTDEERQTLTFDVVAIDPTSFLVQPSLSADGTLVFQTAQDTNRLNSDFRVRVSLRDSGLGDPPPNTNISAEQTFTIDVTPVNDSPSVGEYSTSGVEDTMLTIQSTDLLAGAIAGPTFDELGQALRVTQVATSSVAGGRVTPVFGDAADPTKVTSIQYQPPLNLVGSDSLLFVVTDDGSPEHSGTGTVVINLTSVNDAPQFTRGTNVTVPEDSGAVTFEGWATNILPGPPSATDELDQQTVSFLTSADKPELFAVQPSVDGNGVLSFRTAIDAIGTAIVRVRAQDDGASTAPDINQSPEQTFTVTITPVNDAPVFTAGPNITVNEDSSQFTGAWANNIAAAGGLLSVPPTATDEMGQGLEFIVTVDRPELFSVQPTLDSTGALSFTPQANAFGQAVATVVLKDLGPANANDSNQSTPYALTISITPQNDAPVAVGDSYSTTEDAILSVDAASGLLLNDTDFDIPADTLSVVAGTLTSESGADVVLNADGSFSYDATAIESFQQLQAGQSIFDRFVYKVQDAEGALSNDATVTIEINGVDDAPVANDDQFSIGVGQALNLQVLLNDTDIDSTIDRQTIEITASPAFGTVESLAVGVVRYIPDPGFRGSDTFKYTVRDSAGNVSNEATVQITVNSAPVAANDSGLTYKNQALTINVLNNDSDPDGTIDPATVQIEQQPTQGSAVVQADGTVLFTPATDFTGTATFSYSFQDNVGTPSNVATVSIQVLNSKWQNPSENLDVNADGFVAPIDALLIINYLNAGRESYLPDTDVVPPPYLDVNGDEFVAPVDVLLIINFLNNQSLGGGAEGEGEMVTTEHVMMVTPEQIIATVGPQIVREIQEAMDVARLSVLDDENLSGELLSGGAQSSTSATAANSLLEPLGMDDDMLDVADDLEETADEFAVDWYFDDLGPKYPK